One genomic region from Flagellimonas oceani encodes:
- a CDS encoding T9SS type B sorting domain-containing protein codes for MNYKPLAVLSNRLLFLLFFIAFVSLSQAQLSVPFEPRLPDGNIKVKGDLVYVANNIVSIASDPNTDYNGSASNQGVQMDYIDIDGDPSTFSSSSAELNAPSCSAVVYAGLYWGGIYRDTDRDDPYKSVKFKVPGGSYIDIGPGSAPEFQYEQIYDKDGDRDGDGTTDPGVVDVDYLSGVNMTSYLNYANVTHLLTGLGNPNGEYTVANVVASTGESNVSAGWTMVVIYENQNSTSKYISTFDGYAAMGSTYKNVNFPFSGFKTLPAPLPVNAVIGAGTMDGDRVTGPSMRFRANPGDSWTYLSDAINPSNNVFNSTISHLGSWVDTRTPASRNTLGWDADILDLPNPNNSVLPNNHESGEILISTSSEGVILFLTTVAVEIINPDIIVEKKVKDLAGNDITGSGVNLGQSLEYVLRFWNRGNDDATNFIIRDVLPDNVDLNNIDLSGAPGVTMTTSGMDPEEIVFEVPDELVTQGGNTYEIIIRVEVSDDCHDFVAACSSTIHNTAYSTYDGVTTGQTISDTPSPSVSNVDSCGFVTTGATNFLLDDLTDCIFESEIQICGASSQITAGDGYDTYTWYRDLNGNGQIDATDTVYTDGDPDNDPTTVTVQETGQYLVRKESATCGTNIESMEVTRFGTTQVNPIITYFNNLNGDADITNDIQGEVVTCANDGSQLPKIFLCGINDTQDITLNITDAQAIRWEKLDEASCAATNPDCPNTQMGCTWSQVDSGNSFTANTEGRYRLVLSYTGGCNSIFYFDVFQNNLDFDVDTQNIFCTTDGHIRIQNVGSGYGYQLVDTASETVLVSYADNNGPNFDIDTPGTYRVDFTQLDPSTGDPLDGSCVFSTEEIGIQRRDLALSLDVVPVTCLGQGSVRIQATQARANYSYKLYKDDGSGNPGAFVNQNLAYAHSDYTFSGLNPGDYVVVVETDDGCNESEAFTVQEIPDPQVTASTTKHITCTDGTISLTASQGAPGYSFAIWEKDGVELYTDITDIPTTEFQRDIATPGVFSFASGEEGTYRFVVVDENNCSSISNAVTINDLGGLTVAAPTIDSEITCEGSNTGQVTMNVSGAQTPYSYSIDNWATEQNDPTFVNLSPGSYTLRVRSADGCEESTTVTLDDPETFKANAGISSTGTCDVNGNSEVRFTNVEGGTAPYEFSFDGGSSFIADDPMDPTVRISLLPPGNHILIAKDARGCQITLPITIDPPLPVPNFDMDVAYDCDGNGNILLTPDQSIYDYNYTISTAPTVSSTDGTFAGIAPGTYTITAEYTDNDPPNPSVLLLEDFGSGPTVDSPYVLGYTYEDQVGSNTQINDFDYSITSYIVSPFGPWIRPTDHTSGGTDSNGRYLVINVGSPAPGQIIYQKPIKDIIPNQDMRISFAAINLLGSGGQLDPDIYVQMRIPGTSTVVGEVQTNDIPKNRIWNTFDFTINPGVHTELDFVLISKKIGNSGNDVAIDDILVEQVPQSCPRTMDIPVVIEAGNGFGATVLTHTDITCNGTNDGSITFEVENFDATAGFEYSIDGGSNWTASTTSPVTTATTLSSGTQSVLVRKADDTSCSITLNQDIDEPAALGISTNILQNPSCNDPLGSIEATVTGGTPTYEYALEDGVGASVVAFPNPTGNTFNGLAAGDYVIVAKDINGCEVRSAIITLDAPDALAYDVDYTSCYDGGNNASIDITVTSGNGGYLFQIDGGPWQSPNPSTSNTYTFSGLANGTYDINVKDAFGCDDVITQVVIDAQLVVNVTATDVSSCADGSIEVTATGGNGTLVYALVPEGDVPTSGDFGSTTNFSIDNATATANPTGFDLYVRDNNGTSTYCEVIEEDIIINPAVDWEVAAVAEDPNCNGGNGSIVANVQLNGGGSLSPAQITQAGPFTYSLYQGATEVASISNLATTNYTFNNVTAGTYEVRITDGSGCSLNQTLIDVVDPPELTGYTLTEFPSDDCDPAIGFRITGYPTSGLNGTLQFSHDNGSSWRTSDTFNDLGLVSGDEVKPAIRTVDGSGNTLCRYDLPQYTLTYPLDDLDISISAIVLNCNELEVTVQGEQGTPDYVYAYTEDPVNFDPSSASWTSPAKGLSDPYVFTGLIPGRTYVFYVRDINGCIRQSDRNVNEIPGVDLPIEITETAIPSCDGANNGSVSFSLNPDFAEPQIRWEFFEVGNPTPLEVSGGGVSAANVPYTSTLDFTGLSAGEYYVNVTQVDGLNVDACLGGSENVLIEEQLPITADVSSTREIGCNQPGLISVTNINGGTAPYTFDVTGPTGFSTISATTQNPIEIPANSPAGNYNVTVVDVYGCTVSTPYSVAMTLTPNPIIDDIQVANCDGSADVTVTASSAIGGIRYAMVTAGAAAPTTFLNNGGTFTNVTAGDYDFYVIDGNGCSMAQATFTVNPPLQANAQLTKLIDCSSTPDGTIEIEALQGSGTYEYSVENLTTTSTEVPKTSMGGNSVEFHPTTAGQYEIIVYVDATTDHEACERTFTIVVPDPIEPDFTATPTDVSCNGANDGSIAVRQTDNGITPLTYELLDSGLNPIPLTDFIYDSATRTFQDLAPGNYVVRATGTNSCPADSNIIPIGEPTTITVTIPATDVVQFGCAAGNNPDNASITVNSITGGTGTYVRYEFIDPSSNVAQDGNNNRLMISNRAGGTYTINVYDDTGCSGTTTAFIQQFDELQNATVDVDDDISCDNGGETITITAHGLLSDSSSGPHNYEFEEISTGSTNATGTFTGLQVGLHSFRVINIVTGCSIVVTHNVEEIEQFQINMIEDAPVVCAGDDAQYHFELTGGYSGDFTWTVYNTNGTLSDTSDDTQYGPTGSGSGTTSGNIDLPKGTYRIEMVQGDFPRCTEETTITVGGADAILDATITEIGNASCANDQGRLSVTPTGGIAPYTISIPSLGLTQTNVYSYVFTNLDDGNYTIEVTDAAGCTNATLSGTIQTVDPLLADITPANQTLDCIGDSDGSITATLTSGGVGTVLYSLNRIEAGSVVSTSSTQTSNNFNNLNAGTYSINITDDAGCTVTTAEVVISDPIPVRANLAMSQNLTCDTDAQLTLTVTGGTPFAGNVYRFSTSESGPFTDMSGGNSHTFDVSPSTVPYQYYVIDANGCEPAISDAITVNEIVPLTAVVDENGTYVNCNGDSTAYISVDADGGLGNYIYGLYQDSALTLPAAPTNTNGYFDGLSQGTYYASVTSGDCEWVSGAINVTEPAPLAITSNLTDVTCMGADDGSISLNVSGGTADYQYAISPNLNQFVDEATFTDLAAGDYTVIVQDANGCFEVLDFTIAQPDALTVASTAEHEICFGSEDGLITLDIQGGTAPYSTSLNSSQDENFVEGQMSYGNLASGDYVVFIRDANGCTTTEIVTIDPGVNLEGTVEVVYECDGDSPTNYLDINFEDQSVLQDLLYGLDSNDPNDMVLTPDFTNLAPGEHTLTVAHANGCDRTFTFEVEGFEPLTLELGNDNINEITASVAGGNPDYTFELDGVSYGDDNTFLIKETATYTVTVTDENGCSVTREIFMEFIDIEIPNFFTPDGDGLNDTWKPRNIEVFPNITISIFDRYGRSIYKMLQDTDPWDGFYNKADLPTGDYWYIIKLNGDEDTREFVGHFTLYR; via the coding sequence ATGAATTATAAACCTCTTGCTGTTCTTTCCAATAGACTCCTATTTCTATTGTTTTTTATAGCTTTTGTATCGCTGTCCCAAGCACAACTTTCCGTACCGTTTGAACCTCGCTTGCCCGATGGAAACATTAAGGTAAAGGGAGACTTGGTGTACGTGGCCAATAATATTGTGAGTATTGCATCCGATCCCAATACCGATTATAACGGCAGTGCCAGTAATCAAGGTGTTCAGATGGATTATATTGATATAGATGGTGACCCTTCCACATTTAGTTCCAGTAGTGCCGAATTGAATGCGCCCAGCTGTTCCGCTGTGGTGTATGCAGGTTTGTATTGGGGAGGTATTTATAGGGATACGGATCGTGACGATCCGTACAAATCAGTCAAATTCAAGGTTCCGGGAGGTTCCTATATCGATATTGGACCCGGTAGTGCACCGGAATTTCAGTACGAACAGATTTATGATAAGGATGGAGATCGGGATGGTGACGGCACCACTGATCCAGGGGTAGTTGATGTGGATTATTTGAGCGGGGTAAACATGACCTCTTACCTTAACTACGCCAATGTGACCCACTTGCTTACGGGTCTGGGAAATCCCAATGGCGAATATACCGTTGCAAACGTGGTCGCATCTACAGGAGAGAGCAATGTAAGTGCAGGTTGGACCATGGTGGTGATATATGAAAACCAAAACTCCACGAGCAAATACATATCCACTTTTGATGGGTATGCAGCCATGGGGAGCACCTATAAGAATGTGAACTTTCCTTTTTCAGGATTTAAGACCTTGCCCGCGCCACTTCCGGTAAATGCAGTTATCGGAGCAGGTACCATGGATGGTGACAGGGTAACCGGGCCCAGCATGCGATTTAGGGCAAATCCAGGCGATAGCTGGACCTATTTGAGCGATGCCATAAACCCCAGCAACAACGTTTTTAACAGTACCATAAGCCACTTGGGCAGTTGGGTGGATACACGGACCCCCGCCAGTCGCAACACCTTAGGTTGGGATGCGGATATTTTGGACCTGCCCAATCCTAACAACTCCGTTTTGCCAAATAATCACGAGAGCGGAGAAATATTGATCAGTACTTCCAGTGAAGGGGTAATCCTCTTCCTTACCACAGTAGCAGTCGAAATAATTAATCCTGATATCATTGTTGAGAAAAAGGTAAAGGATCTGGCAGGGAACGATATAACAGGATCAGGTGTCAACCTTGGGCAGTCTTTGGAATATGTTTTGCGTTTTTGGAACCGCGGTAACGACGATGCAACCAATTTTATAATTCGCGACGTATTGCCCGATAATGTGGATTTGAACAATATTGATCTATCTGGTGCTCCCGGCGTAACTATGACAACCAGCGGGATGGACCCGGAGGAAATTGTATTCGAAGTACCCGATGAATTGGTAACCCAAGGCGGGAATACATATGAAATAATCATTCGTGTGGAGGTATCCGATGATTGCCACGATTTTGTGGCGGCCTGTAGTTCTACCATCCACAATACGGCTTACTCCACTTATGATGGAGTAACCACCGGTCAAACCATTTCAGACACCCCGAGTCCGAGTGTATCTAATGTGGATAGTTGTGGTTTTGTGACCACGGGTGCCACCAACTTCCTTTTGGATGATTTGACCGATTGTATTTTTGAGAGCGAAATCCAGATATGTGGAGCCAGCTCACAGATCACGGCAGGTGATGGTTACGACACCTATACCTGGTACCGCGATTTGAACGGGAACGGTCAAATTGATGCGACCGATACCGTTTACACGGATGGTGACCCGGATAACGACCCTACCACCGTCACTGTTCAAGAGACAGGTCAATATTTGGTGAGAAAGGAATCGGCAACCTGTGGTACCAACATAGAGTCCATGGAAGTGACCCGGTTTGGGACCACTCAGGTGAATCCTATCATCACATACTTTAATAATCTTAATGGTGATGCCGATATCACCAACGATATTCAGGGAGAGGTCGTAACCTGTGCCAACGACGGTTCACAATTGCCAAAGATTTTTCTTTGTGGTATAAACGACACGCAGGATATAACATTAAACATTACGGATGCCCAGGCCATAAGATGGGAAAAATTGGACGAGGCCAGTTGTGCCGCCACCAACCCCGATTGTCCAAATACCCAAATGGGCTGTACGTGGAGCCAAGTGGATTCAGGAAATTCGTTTACGGCCAATACAGAAGGGCGTTACCGATTGGTATTGTCGTACACAGGTGGCTGTAACAGTATTTTTTACTTTGATGTATTCCAGAACAATCTGGATTTTGATGTTGATACCCAGAATATTTTTTGTACTACCGACGGGCATATCAGGATCCAAAATGTTGGATCAGGTTACGGATATCAATTGGTGGATACTGCTTCAGAAACTGTTTTGGTTTCCTATGCCGACAACAACGGACCAAATTTCGATATTGACACTCCAGGAACTTACCGAGTGGATTTTACACAATTGGACCCATCAACAGGAGATCCATTGGATGGTAGTTGTGTCTTTAGCACGGAGGAGATAGGAATTCAGAGACGGGACCTTGCGCTTAGCTTGGATGTAGTACCGGTTACTTGTTTGGGACAGGGCAGTGTTCGTATCCAAGCCACCCAAGCTAGGGCCAACTATTCCTACAAATTGTACAAAGATGACGGATCAGGAAACCCTGGCGCCTTCGTTAATCAAAATTTGGCATACGCGCACAGTGACTACACCTTCTCTGGACTAAATCCGGGAGATTATGTGGTCGTGGTGGAAACTGATGATGGTTGTAATGAATCTGAAGCGTTCACCGTTCAGGAAATACCCGATCCACAGGTTACCGCATCAACTACCAAACATATTACCTGTACCGATGGGACCATTTCATTGACCGCTTCGCAAGGTGCCCCTGGCTATTCATTTGCTATTTGGGAAAAGGATGGAGTTGAACTTTATACCGACATCACCGATATTCCCACGACTGAATTTCAGAGGGATATAGCTACACCGGGCGTATTCAGCTTTGCATCAGGCGAAGAAGGTACCTACCGTTTTGTGGTCGTGGATGAGAATAATTGCTCGTCAATTTCCAACGCGGTCACCATAAACGATTTGGGCGGACTAACTGTTGCCGCACCTACCATTGATTCGGAAATTACCTGCGAAGGTTCCAATACAGGGCAGGTTACGATGAACGTATCTGGGGCCCAGACGCCATACAGCTATAGTATCGATAATTGGGCCACGGAACAGAACGACCCAACATTTGTCAATCTATCACCGGGCTCTTACACCCTAAGGGTTAGAAGCGCTGATGGTTGTGAAGAAAGTACAACGGTAACTTTGGACGACCCGGAAACTTTTAAGGCCAATGCCGGTATTTCCAGTACAGGAACCTGTGATGTCAATGGAAACTCTGAAGTACGGTTCACCAATGTAGAAGGGGGAACCGCACCATACGAGTTCAGTTTTGATGGAGGAAGCTCCTTCATCGCCGATGATCCTATGGACCCAACGGTAAGAATCAGTCTGTTGCCACCGGGAAATCATATTCTAATCGCCAAGGATGCCAGAGGGTGTCAAATTACGCTTCCGATTACCATAGATCCTCCATTGCCTGTTCCGAATTTTGATATGGATGTTGCGTATGATTGTGATGGTAACGGAAATATACTCCTCACACCCGACCAAAGTATATATGATTACAATTATACCATAAGCACAGCACCGACTGTTTCCTCAACAGATGGAACTTTCGCGGGTATAGCTCCGGGCACTTACACCATAACGGCCGAGTATACGGACAATGACCCTCCAAACCCAAGTGTGTTGTTACTGGAGGATTTTGGCAGTGGGCCAACAGTGGACAGTCCTTATGTGTTGGGCTATACTTATGAAGATCAAGTGGGTAGCAACACCCAGATCAATGATTTCGATTATTCCATAACGAGTTATATCGTATCTCCTTTTGGGCCATGGATTAGGCCAACAGACCATACTTCGGGAGGTACTGACTCCAATGGTAGATATTTGGTGATCAATGTAGGTTCTCCTGCACCGGGTCAAATTATATATCAAAAACCAATTAAGGACATTATCCCCAATCAAGATATGCGGATTTCCTTTGCTGCCATTAATTTACTTGGAAGTGGGGGACAGCTAGATCCGGACATCTATGTGCAGATGAGAATACCTGGAACCAGTACCGTGGTAGGGGAAGTCCAGACCAATGATATCCCAAAGAACCGCATTTGGAACACCTTTGATTTTACCATAAACCCAGGAGTTCATACCGAACTGGATTTTGTTCTAATTTCCAAAAAAATAGGCAATAGTGGTAATGATGTGGCCATCGACGATATTTTGGTGGAACAAGTGCCACAATCCTGCCCAAGGACTATGGATATTCCCGTGGTGATCGAAGCTGGTAACGGCTTTGGTGCTACTGTGCTTACTCATACCGATATTACCTGTAATGGCACGAACGATGGCTCCATCACTTTTGAAGTAGAAAATTTTGATGCCACTGCCGGTTTTGAATATTCCATAGATGGCGGTAGCAACTGGACTGCATCAACAACATCACCGGTGACTACGGCAACAACTTTGTCGTCCGGCACTCAAAGCGTTTTGGTACGCAAGGCAGATGATACCAGCTGCTCCATAACACTTAACCAAGATATTGACGAGCCAGCAGCGCTTGGCATTAGTACCAACATTCTTCAAAATCCGAGTTGTAATGACCCATTGGGAAGTATCGAAGCAACTGTAACAGGAGGAACCCCTACTTACGAATATGCTCTGGAGGATGGTGTTGGAGCTTCTGTTGTAGCTTTTCCAAACCCAACAGGAAATACATTTAATGGACTGGCTGCGGGAGATTATGTGATTGTTGCAAAGGATATCAACGGTTGCGAAGTAAGAAGCGCAATAATTACACTGGATGCTCCAGATGCATTGGCCTACGATGTAGATTACACCAGTTGTTATGATGGCGGCAATAATGCATCCATCGATATTACCGTAACCTCTGGAAATGGCGGATACCTTTTCCAGATTGATGGAGGCCCATGGCAAAGCCCAAACCCAAGTACATCCAATACCTATACCTTTTCTGGATTGGCCAATGGTACTTACGACATTAATGTAAAAGATGCTTTCGGTTGTGATGATGTCATAACCCAAGTCGTTATAGATGCTCAATTAGTGGTAAATGTTACCGCAACAGATGTGAGCAGTTGTGCGGACGGGTCTATCGAAGTGACGGCAACAGGGGGTAACGGCACTTTGGTCTATGCATTAGTTCCGGAAGGTGACGTGCCCACTTCAGGTGACTTTGGATCTACAACTAATTTTTCAATAGACAATGCCACTGCCACGGCAAATCCAACAGGTTTTGACCTGTATGTTAGGGACAATAATGGAACCTCTACCTATTGCGAAGTAATAGAGGAAGATATTATTATAAACCCCGCGGTAGACTGGGAAGTGGCGGCAGTGGCCGAAGACCCCAATTGTAATGGTGGCAACGGAAGCATTGTGGCCAATGTACAATTGAACGGAGGAGGAAGCCTATCCCCTGCACAAATTACTCAAGCAGGTCCTTTTACGTATTCTTTATATCAAGGTGCTACTGAAGTTGCATCGATTTCCAATTTGGCAACTACCAACTATACCTTTAACAATGTGACCGCAGGTACTTATGAGGTGAGAATTACGGATGGTTCAGGATGTAGCTTGAACCAAACTTTGATAGATGTCGTTGATCCACCGGAATTGACGGGATATACACTTACTGAATTTCCTTCGGATGATTGCGACCCCGCTATCGGATTTAGGATTACCGGGTATCCAACAAGTGGATTGAATGGAACACTTCAATTTAGCCATGACAATGGATCAAGTTGGAGAACCAGTGATACATTTAATGATTTAGGATTGGTTTCAGGAGACGAAGTAAAGCCTGCCATTAGAACAGTGGATGGAAGCGGAAATACGCTTTGCAGATATGATTTGCCACAATATACTTTGACCTATCCTTTGGATGATCTGGATATTTCGATTTCCGCTATTGTTTTGAATTGTAATGAGTTGGAAGTAACGGTTCAAGGGGAGCAAGGAACCCCGGATTATGTGTATGCCTACACGGAAGACCCGGTAAATTTTGATCCTTCATCAGCAAGTTGGACATCTCCAGCTAAAGGATTAAGCGATCCATACGTATTTACAGGTTTAATACCTGGTAGAACATATGTTTTCTATGTTAGGGATATTAATGGTTGTATTAGACAGAGTGATCGAAATGTCAATGAAATACCAGGAGTTGATTTACCTATTGAAATAACAGAAACGGCAATTCCAAGTTGTGATGGTGCCAATAACGGCAGTGTAAGTTTCAGTTTAAATCCTGATTTTGCAGAGCCTCAAATAAGATGGGAATTTTTTGAGGTAGGAAACCCTACCCCATTGGAGGTTAGTGGAGGTGGAGTGTCTGCAGCAAATGTACCTTATACGAGTACCCTCGATTTTACAGGATTATCTGCAGGGGAATACTATGTAAACGTTACACAGGTAGATGGTTTAAATGTAGATGCATGTCTTGGAGGCAGTGAAAATGTGTTAATTGAGGAACAACTTCCGATTACTGCAGATGTTTCTTCAACTCGTGAAATTGGATGCAATCAACCTGGATTGATTTCCGTTACAAACATCAATGGAGGTACAGCACCGTACACTTTTGATGTAACCGGTCCAACTGGATTTTCGACGATTTCTGCGACCACACAAAACCCAATCGAAATACCTGCCAATTCACCAGCAGGAAATTACAATGTTACCGTTGTCGATGTATATGGATGTACTGTAAGCACACCATATTCAGTTGCAATGACGTTGACGCCCAACCCGATTATTGATGACATTCAAGTGGCCAACTGTGATGGCAGCGCAGATGTTACCGTAACGGCAAGTTCTGCCATAGGCGGGATTCGTTATGCTATGGTAACGGCAGGTGCTGCTGCTCCGACCACATTTTTGAACAATGGTGGAACATTCACCAATGTAACCGCAGGGGATTATGATTTCTATGTGATTGATGGCAATGGGTGTTCCATGGCGCAGGCCACGTTTACCGTTAATCCACCACTCCAGGCCAATGCCCAATTGACCAAACTTATCGATTGTTCCAGTACACCAGATGGGACCATTGAAATAGAAGCGTTACAAGGTTCGGGAACCTACGAATATTCCGTGGAAAACCTGACCACTACATCTACCGAGGTCCCTAAAACATCCATGGGAGGTAATTCCGTTGAATTCCACCCAACAACCGCAGGACAGTATGAAATCATAGTGTACGTGGATGCCACAACAGACCATGAAGCTTGTGAGCGTACATTCACCATTGTCGTTCCTGACCCAATAGAACCAGACTTCACCGCAACACCAACCGATGTGAGCTGTAATGGAGCCAATGATGGAAGCATCGCGGTAAGACAGACAGATAATGGTATCACACCATTGACGTATGAATTGTTGGACAGTGGATTGAATCCGATTCCTTTAACTGATTTCATCTATGATTCTGCTACCCGTACCTTCCAAGACTTGGCGCCTGGGAATTATGTGGTCAGGGCTACTGGAACCAACAGTTGTCCCGCCGACTCTAACATAATCCCTATTGGCGAACCCACAACCATTACAGTGACCATTCCCGCTACGGATGTGGTACAGTTTGGTTGTGCTGCAGGGAATAACCCCGATAATGCAAGCATTACGGTAAATTCCATTACCGGTGGAACGGGAACTTATGTTCGATATGAGTTTATCGACCCGTCCAGTAATGTAGCGCAAGATGGAAATAACAACCGATTAATGATTTCGAATAGAGCAGGAGGTACCTATACCATCAATGTGTATGACGATACGGGTTGTTCGGGAACCACTACGGCCTTTATCCAACAATTTGATGAGCTGCAAAATGCGACCGTCGATGTGGATGACGATATTTCTTGTGACAACGGAGGGGAAACCATTACCATTACCGCACATGGCCTGTTGTCTGATTCCTCTTCAGGGCCCCATAACTATGAATTTGAAGAAATCTCGACAGGAAGTACCAATGCAACGGGAACTTTTACGGGACTTCAGGTAGGATTGCATTCGTTCCGAGTAATCAATATTGTGACCGGATGTTCCATTGTTGTGACGCATAATGTGGAAGAAATCGAACAGTTCCAAATCAATATGATCGAAGATGCACCAGTGGTATGTGCTGGGGACGATGCCCAATATCATTTTGAATTGACTGGAGGGTATTCCGGTGATTTTACTTGGACCGTTTACAATACCAATGGTACGTTGAGCGATACCAGTGACGATACGCAATATGGTCCTACCGGAAGCGGAAGCGGTACAACCAGCGGAAACATTGATTTGCCCAAGGGAACTTACCGTATTGAGATGGTTCAGGGCGACTTTCCTAGATGTACCGAAGAAACCACAATTACCGTAGGTGGGGCCGATGCCATTTTGGATGCGACCATCACCGAGATTGGCAATGCGTCCTGCGCAAACGACCAAGGAAGATTGTCCGTAACGCCAACGGGAGGTATTGCTCCGTACACGATTTCGATACCATCATTGGGATTGACGCAGACCAATGTGTACAGCTATGTATTCACCAATTTGGATGACGGAAACTATACCATCGAGGTTACCGATGCTGCAGGGTGTACCAACGCCACGTTGAGCGGAACCATTCAAACGGTAGATCCTCTATTGGCGGACATCACGCCGGCCAACCAAACATTGGATTGTATCGGTGATTCCGACGGAAGCATTACAGCTACACTCACATCTGGTGGTGTGGGAACCGTATTGTACAGCTTAAATAGGATTGAGGCGGGAAGTGTCGTTTCGACTTCTTCTACCCAGACCTCCAATAACTTCAATAATTTGAATGCAGGTACGTATTCCATCAATATTACTGATGATGCAGGATGTACCGTGACAACTGCCGAAGTAGTTATCAGTGACCCAATACCGGTAAGGGCAAACTTGGCCATGTCACAAAACCTTACTTGTGATACCGATGCGCAGTTGACGCTCACGGTAACAGGGGGAACCCCATTTGCTGGAAATGTGTATCGATTCAGTACATCCGAATCAGGTCCTTTTACCGATATGTCTGGTGGAAACAGCCACACTTTTGATGTGAGCCCAAGTACCGTCCCATATCAATATTATGTAATTGATGCGAACGGTTGTGAACCTGCAATAAGTGATGCCATCACGGTAAACGAGATTGTTCCATTGACTGCTGTGGTCGATGAGAACGGGACTTACGTGAACTGTAATGGGGACAGTACGGCATATATTTCTGTGGATGCGGACGGCGGTCTTGGAAACTACATATATGGTCTGTACCAAGATAGTGCCTTGACACTACCAGCGGCACCGACCAACACTAACGGCTATTTTGATGGCCTTTCTCAAGGTACATATTATGCAAGTGTAACCAGTGGTGATTGTGAATGGGTATCAGGAGCCATAAATGTTACGGAACCAGCACCTCTTGCAATTACCAGCAATCTTACCGATGTTACCTGTATGGGTGCCGATGATGGAAGCATTTCACTTAACGTATCGGGAGGTACAGCGGACTATCAGTATGCAATTTCACCCAACCTGAACCAGTTTGTGGACGAAGCGACCTTCACCGATCTTGCCGCAGGGGATTATACCGTAATTGTACAGGATGCCAACGGATGTTTCGAAGTACTGGACTTTACCATTGCGCAACCCGATGCATTGACCGTAGCATCAACAGCGGAACATGAAATCTGTTTTGGTAGTGAAGATGGTTTGATAACTTTGGATATCCAAGGCGGAACAGCACCGTATAGCACAAGCTTGAACTCTAGCCAAGATGAGAATTTTGTTGAGGGACAGATGAGCTATGGCAATCTGGCGAGTGGAGACTACGTAGTATTCATTCGGGATGCGAACGGTTGCACCACCACCGAAATAGTTACCATAGATCCAGGGGTAAACTTGGAAGGCACCGTGGAAGTAGTCTACGAGTGTGATGGTGATTCACCGACCAACTATCTTGATATCAACTTTGAAGACCAGAGCGTACTCCAGGACCTGTTGTACGGATTGGATTCCAATGACCCTAACGATATGGTCTTGACTCCGGATTTCACCAACTTGGCGCCTGGGGAACACACCCTTACAGTGGCACATGCAAATGGTTGCGACCGTACCTTTACTTTTGAAGTCGAAGGGTTTGAACCATTGACACTTGAGTTGGGCAATGACAATATCAACGAGATAACGGCTAGCGTTGCAGGAGGTAACCCCGACTATACCTTTGAGTTGGACGGAGTGTCGTACGGGGATGACAACACCTTCTTGATAAAGGAAACAGCGACTTATACCGTGACCGTTACCGATGAAAACGGATGTAGTGTAACTCGGGAAATTTTTATGGAATTTATTGATATTGAGATTCCAAACTTCTTTACTCCGGACGGTGATGGGTTGAACGATACCTGGAAACCAAGAAATATTGAAGTATTCCCGAATATCACCATTTCCATTTTTGATAGATATGGAAGAAGCAT